In Triticum aestivum cultivar Chinese Spring chromosome 5B, IWGSC CS RefSeq v2.1, whole genome shotgun sequence, the following proteins share a genomic window:
- the LOC123113930 gene encoding serine/threonine/tyrosine-protein kinase HT1, giving the protein MHRLTCGCKFADPDTVVPSAAAASHRVRPDTMSCGSDGCRDGGGGEGFGRSRPSKVAADDSVEPARCSDATSPPGSWIDRKLLVDPKMLFVGSKIGEGAHGKVYTGKYGDQIVAIKVLNSGSTPEEKVTLEDRFIREVNMMCKVKHDNLVKFIGACKEPLMVIVSELLPGMSLKNYLNSIRPSQLDIHTALGYALNIARAMECLHANGIIHRDLKPDNLLLTANRKKLKLTDFGLAREETVTEMMTAETGTYRWMAPELYSTVTLQRGEKKHYTNKVDVYSFGIVLWELLTNKMPFEGMSNLQAAYAAAFKQVRPAFPEDTPQELASIVQSCWVEDPAMRPSFSQIIRMLDAFLTTIPPPPPSEADEDATESEDTTSSLSSKSSSVSSIVSRATSKLSVVRHLFASKKGGSNGKA; this is encoded by the exons ATGCATCGGCTGACCTGCGGCTGCAAGTTCGCCGACCCCGACACGGTCGTCCCctccgcggcggcggcgtcgcATCGCGTGCGGCCGGACACCATGAGCTGCGGCAGCGACGGgtgcagggacggcggcggcggcgaggggttcGGGCGGTCGCGGCCGAGCAAGGTCGCGGCCGACGACTCGGTGGAGCCCGCGCGGTGCTCGGACGCCACCTCGCCGCCGGGGTCCTGGATTGACAGGAAGCTGCTGGTCGATCCCAAGATGCTGTTCGTCGGATCCAAGATTGGGGAGGGCGCCCACGGCAAGGTCTACACGGGCAA GTATGGTGATCAGATTGTAGCCATAAAAGTTCTCAACAGTGGCAGTACCCCCGAAGAAAAAGTAACACTTGAAGATCGTTTCATCCGAGAAGTCAATATGATGTGTAAAGTGAAACATGataatcttgtcaag TTCATTGGAGCCTGCAAGGAACCATTGATGGTGATTGTAAGTGAGCTGCTACCAGGGATGTCGCTGAAAAATTACTTGAACAGCATCCGGCCCAGCCAACTAGATATCCATACTGCATTAGGCTATGCACTCAACATAGCTCGTGCAATGGAATGTTTACATGCCAATGGAATAATACACAGAGACCTGAAACCTG ATAATTTGTTGCTTACTGCAAACCGTAAGAAGCTGAAGCTTACTGATTTTGGACTCGCACGAGAGGAAACTGTGACTGAAATGATGACGGCTGAAACTGGGACATACCGATGGATGGCCCCAGAG TTATACAGCACTGTCACACTTCAACGTGGTGAAAAAAAGCACTACACAAATAAAGTGGATGTGTACAGCTTTGGCATCGTCCTGTGGGAGTTGCTGACCAATAAAATGCCATTCGAAGGCATGTCGAATCTACAAGCTGCATATGCTGCTGCTTTTAAA CAAGTACGCCCAGCTTTTCCTGAGGACACCCCCCAGGAGCTCGCGTCCATCGTGCAGTCATGCTGGGTCGAGGACCCTGCTATGCGGCCCAGCTTCAGCCAGATCATCCGCATGCTGGATGCCTTCCTCACGACGATCCCTCCGCCGCCCCCTTCGGAGGCAGACGAGGACGCGACGGAGTCGGAAGACACAACGTCGTCGCTGAGCAGCAAGAGCTCCTCGGTCTCCTCCATCGTTTCCCGTGCGACAAGCAAGCTCTCGGTCGTCCGCCATCTGTTCGCCTCGAAGAAGGGGGGCAGCAATGGGAAGGCATGA